GAGACGCCGGTGATCGTGCTCTCGGCGCTGGGCGCGGCGGAGGACCGCATCCACGGCCTGACCAACGGCGCCGACGACTATCTGACCAAGCCGTTTGCGTTCGTCGAGCTGCTGGCGCGGATCCGGCTGCTGATTCGACGCGGCGGGTCGGGCAAGGCGGTTGAGACTGTCCTGCGGTGCGGTGATCTCGAAATGGACCTGCTGGCGCGGCGGACGAAGCGCGCCGGCCGCCCGATAGACCTTCAACCGCGCGAATTCCGCTTGCTTGAATTCATGCTCCGACACGTCGACCAGGTGGTGACGCGCACCATGCTGCTCGAAGGCGTGTGGGATTACCATTTCGACC
The genomic region above belongs to Sphingomonas phyllosphaerae 5.2 and contains:
- a CDS encoding response regulator transcription factor produces the protein MANKVLLIEDDDATADFVARGLGEEGFVVDRAANGRDGLFHATDGSYDCIVLDRMLPGIDGMGVLAAVRAAGIETPVIVLSALGAAEDRIHGLTNGADDYLTKPFAFVELLARIRLLIRRGGSGKAVETVLRCGDLEMDLLARRTKRAGRPIDLQPREFRLLEFMLRHVDQVVTRTMLLEGVWDYHFDPGTNVIDVHLSRLRKKVDEGFDHPLLHTVRGAGYRLGVDR